One genomic window of Glycine max cultivar Williams 82 chromosome 16, Glycine_max_v4.0, whole genome shotgun sequence includes the following:
- the LOC106796550 gene encoding non-specific lipid transfer protein GPI-anchored 14 — MKTNKKCVCLILKDRDDPDLGLKINMTIAVGLPSLCKTPDNLSQCSALLHLDPKSPEAQAFNQIGQKSNGGSISPSPTTSVEGSSQNGRKQGTDETATAKKNSASYIGKRLLESLVAVAGLLIWLS; from the exons ATGAAGACCAACAAGAAGTGTGTCTGCCTTATTCTCAAAGACAGGGATGATCCTGATCTTGGCTTGAAGATTAACATGACAATTGCTGTTGGTCTCCCTTCTCTTTGCAAAACTCCTGATAATCTCTCACAGTGCTCTG CACTTCTGCACTTGGATCCTAAATCACCTGAAGCTCAAGCTTTTAATCAAATTGGTCAGAAATCCAATGGTGGTTCTATCAGTCCTTCGCCCACTACTTCTG TTGAAGGAAGTTCCCAGAATGGTAGAAAGCAAGGGACAGATGAAACGGCCACAGCTAAGAAGAATAGTGCGTCTTATATCGGGAAGAGATTGTTAGAAAGTTTGGTTGCAGTTGCAGGGCTTCTAATTTGGCTTTCATGA
- the LOC106796465 gene encoding LRR receptor-like serine/threonine-protein kinase GSO1 translates to MSIPSFLGTITSLTHLNLSDTGFYGKIPPQIGNLSDLVYLDLSSVVANGSVPSQIGNLSKLRYLDLSDNYFEGMANPSFLCAMTSLTHLDLSNAGFMGKILSQIWNLSNLVYLDLTYAANGTIPSQIGNLSNLVYLGLGGDSDVEALFAENVEWLSSMWKLEYLDLSNANLSKAFHWLHTLQSLPSLTHLYLYQCTLPHYNEPSLLNLSSLQTLHLSFTRYSPAISFVPKWIFKLKKLVSLQLLDNGIQGPIPGGIRNLTLLQNLDLSFNSFSSSIPDALGNLTSLVELDLSGNQLEGNIPTSLGNLTSLVEIDLSYSQLEGNIPTSLGNLCNLRVIDLSYLKLNQQVNELLEILAPCISHGLTTLAVQSSRLSGNLTDHIGAFKNIDTLLFSNNSIGGALPRSFGKLSSLRYLDLSMNKFSGNPFESLRSLSKLLSLDIDGNLFHGVVKEDDLANLSSLREFVASGNNLTLKVGPNWIPNFQLTYLEVTSWQLGPSFPLWIQSQNQLQYVGLSNTGIFDSIPTQMWEALSQVLYLNPLVIISMVRLGLH, encoded by the coding sequence ATGtcaattccttctttccttGGGACAATCACTTCCTTGACTCACCTTAACCTCTCTGATACTGGATTCTATGGGAAGATTCCTCCTCAGATTGGGAATCTCTCAGATTTGGTGTATCTTGACCTGAGTTCTGTTGTTGCCAACGGATCAGTACCCTCTCAGATCGGGAATCTCTCTAAGCTTCGATATCTTGACTTGAGCGACAATTATTTTGAAGGTATGGcaaatccttctttcctttgtgCAATGACCTCCTTGACTCACCTCGACCTCTCTAATGCTGGATTCATGGGGAAGATTCTATCTCAGATTTGGAATCTCTCCAATTTGGTGTATCTTGACCTGACGTATGCCGCCAATGGAACAATTCCATCTCAGATTGGGAATCTCTCCAATTTGGTGTATCTTGGCCTTGGAGGTGATTCTGATGTCGAAGCTCTGTTTGCTGAAAATGTAGAATGGCTATCAAGTATGTGGAAGCTTGAATATCTTGATTTGAGTAATGCAAACCTATCCAAAGCATTTCATTGGCTACACACTCTCCAATCTCTTCCTTCTTTGACCCACCTATATTTGTATCAATGCACACTCCCTCACTATAATGAACCATCCTTGCTCAACTTATCATCTCTGCAAACTCTCCATCTTTCCTTCACTCGTTATTCCCCTGCCATTTCTTTTGTCCCCAAGTGGATATTCAAATTGAAGAAACTTGTTTCTCTTCAATTACTGGATAATGGCATCCAAGGTCCGATTCCTGGTGGTATCCGAAACCTCacacttcttcaaaatcttgacttgtctttcaattcattctcatCTTCTATACCTGATGCCTTGggaaatttgacttctcttgttgaacttgattTATCAGGTAATCAACTTGAAGGAAACATTCCAACTTCTTTGGGTAATTTGACTTCTCTTGTTGAAATTGATTTGTCATATAGTCAACTTGAAGGAAACATTCCAACTTCTTTGGGTAATCTCTGCAACTTAAGGGTGATAGATTTATCATATCTCAAACTCAACCAACAGGTTAATGAACTTTTAGAAATTCTTGCTCCTTGTATTTCCCATGGACTCACAACACTTGCAGTTCAGAGTTCACGACTTTCAGGCAATCTGACAGATCATATTGGggcatttaaaaatattgacacGTTACTTTTTTCCAACAACTCAATTGGTGGTGCTCTTCCTAGATCATTTGGAAAACTTTCATCATTAAGATATCTCGATCTCTCTATGAATAAATTCAGTGGAAATCCATTTGAAAGTCTTCGATCACTCTCTAAATTGTTATCTCTTGATATTGACGGCAATCTTTTTCACGGAGTTGTCAAGGAAGATGATCTTGCAAATCTTTCAAGCTTGAGGGAGTTTGTCGCATCGGGGAACAATTTAACTTTAAAAGTGGGTCCCAATTGGATTCCTAATTTTCAACTTACCTATTTGGAAGTGACATCATGGCAGTTAGGTCCCAGCTTTCCATTGTGGATTCAGTCACAAAACCAACTTCAATATGTTGGACTATCTAACACGGGGATTTTCGATTCTATTCCCACACAGATGTGGGAAGCACTTTCTCAGGTTTTGTATTTAAACCCTCTCGTAATCATATCCATGGTGAGATTGGGACTACATTAA